In Winkia neuii, a genomic segment contains:
- a CDS encoding Gfo/Idh/MocA family protein, whose amino-acid sequence MANLRYGLIGLGSMGRHHARNIRALEGVDLVAVADPYGDKFGVAGDLPVLPDVEALIEQNLDAAMVAVPTAFHAETALKLAAAGVHTMVEKPLASSIEDGEAMVKAFEEANLVGAVGYVERCNPALLEMRKRITEGQLGKVYQISTRRQSPFPARISDVGVVKDLATHDVDLTAWVADSAYETISAQTTYRAGREFEDMVIASGKLKNGILVNHTVNWLSPFKDRTTVVLGEKGALVAETVMGDLTFYENGKAPLGWDQIRNFRGVSEGEVTRYALQKREPLAVEHEHFRDAILGKAEEHVTMREALTTMKVIQGILDSAESGKAVSF is encoded by the coding sequence GTGGCTAACCTGCGTTACGGCCTGATCGGCCTTGGCTCCATGGGGCGCCACCACGCCCGCAATATCCGTGCCCTAGAGGGCGTGGACCTGGTAGCCGTGGCGGATCCGTATGGCGATAAGTTTGGAGTTGCCGGAGACCTGCCGGTGTTGCCAGACGTCGAGGCTTTGATTGAGCAGAACCTAGACGCAGCCATGGTTGCTGTGCCTACCGCTTTCCATGCCGAGACCGCATTGAAGTTGGCAGCTGCTGGCGTTCACACGATGGTAGAAAAGCCGCTTGCCTCTTCGATCGAAGATGGCGAGGCCATGGTAAAGGCATTTGAAGAGGCGAATCTGGTTGGCGCTGTAGGTTACGTTGAGCGCTGCAACCCTGCCTTGCTCGAAATGCGTAAGCGCATCACTGAGGGCCAGCTAGGGAAGGTTTACCAGATCTCCACTAGGCGGCAGTCGCCGTTCCCGGCGCGTATCTCGGATGTCGGAGTTGTGAAAGACTTGGCAACCCACGATGTCGATCTGACCGCATGGGTAGCCGATTCTGCCTACGAGACCATTTCTGCGCAGACCACCTATAGGGCAGGGCGCGAATTTGAAGACATGGTTATTGCTTCTGGCAAACTGAAGAACGGTATTCTGGTCAACCATACTGTCAATTGGTTGAGCCCCTTCAAGGATCGCACCACTGTTGTTCTAGGAGAGAAGGGTGCCCTGGTAGCCGAGACCGTCATGGGAGATCTGACCTTCTACGAGAATGGCAAGGCACCTCTTGGCTGGGATCAAATCCGGAATTTCCGCGGCGTATCCGAAGGTGAAGTTACTCGTTACGCCCTGCAGAAGCGGGAACCGCTCGCAGTCGAACACGAGCATTTCCGGGACGCCATCCTAGGTAAGGCCGAAGAACACGTCACCATGCGGGAAGCATTGACGACGATGAAGGTCATTCAGGGGATTTTGGACTCTGCCGAATCCGGCAAGGCTGTCTCCTTCTAA